The Agrobacterium vitis region AAACGGATCTTCGGAAAGGCGATGGCCATGCGCTTGACCATTTCGGTAATCGCAGCGGCCTCAGCCCTTTCGGTTTTCAGAAATTTCAGCCGGGCTGGCGTGGCGAAAAACAGGTCACGCACCTCAACAACCGTGCCGGGATTGCCGGGTGCGGGGCGCACCTCTCCAACCTTGCCGCCTTCCACCGCGATCTGAAAAGCACTGGCGCTGTCTGCTCTGCGGCTGGCAATGGTCAGGCGCGCTACCGAGCCGATGGAGGGCAGCGCCTCGCCGCGAAAGCCGAGGCTCTTGATGTCCATCAACGAATCATTGAGCTTGGAGGTGCAATGACGGCGAACCGCCAGCGCCAGATCCTGCCCATCCATACCGCACCCATTGTCGGTGATGCGCAACAGGGCCTTGCCGCCACCCGCCGTGGCGATCTCAATGCGGCTTGCCCCGGCATCGATGGCGTTTTCGATCAATTCCTTGGCGGCACTGGCGGGGCGCTCGATCACTTCACCAGCGGCGATCTGGTTGATCAAGGTTTCCGAAAGCTGTTTGATGCTCATACGCTTATTGTCGCCAATTGTCGGCCAAGAAGAAAGCCCGGCAAGGGCGCAATTCACCGCGATCTTTCCCTAACTCTCGCCCCTGTCATTAAGGGGGCATTAATCGAATACCAATAGGCTTAATTCAACTTTAATCGTTTTTGATCGCGGTCGCCGAAGAAAACCCGTTGCTCCGGTTGGCGTGACCCACTCCTGCACTGTTTGGTATCATCGCGGCACGACGAAAACGCAAAAAAGCTCTATAGGCTGCATGTTTCTACCGGGAGTCGATTCCGATCCGGCTGGCCATGCAGTAAACATAGGTTGGTAGGATAATGCGGCCGATGCTTATCTTGAACGAGATGCAACGCCTTGGAGGCGAAGATGCATAAGCAACCGGGCGACAGGCAGGCAACGGACCGGACCTGGGCAAGCGCCCTGGTTCTGGAACATAGCCTTCTCGATGCCGTCTGCGATGCGCAGGGCAGCGCGCTTCTGGTTGTCGATAGCGACGATATTATCGTCTATGCAAGCCCGCAATTGTTGAACTTCTTCGAAATTCCGGAATTCTATCTGCAAGCGGGCACCAGGCTCCGGGACTGCCTGGGCGCGATTTACGATCACTGCATCCGCGCCATCCTGTCCCCCAACCCACCGTCAAGAGAAGAATGGCTGGCCGAGCGGGTTGCCTCTCACTGGCGCGAACGTTTCGAAACACTCGATAGAACCGTCAAGAAGCGCACAGTGCGCCAGCTCAATCGGCGGCTTGCCAATGGCTTTGGCATTTGTTCAATTTCCGATATTACCGAACAGAAAAAGCGCGAAGAACAATGGCGCACCGATCTGGAACGGGTCGAAGTAACGGAAAATATTCTCGACAGCCTGCCGCAACCGGTCATGGTCTGGGATCGCCAGCATATCATTGTTGGCATCAATAAGGCGTTCGCCGCCATGATGGGGGTAAGTGAAGACGCCATTCTGGGTCGCCCTGCCGCAGACCTGCTTGAAAGCCGCTTCCTCGCCAGTTTGCAACAGGCTGAGCAGCAGCTCGGTGTTCGCGAGCGTTTCATCCGGATTGCCGATCCCGCTTCGTCGCAAGCCTCACCCGCAGCTTATATCAACCGGATCGGCAAGATCGACCGCAGCTTTTGCGTAGTGACCTTTGCAAGCGTCGACGGCGCCGCCCATCTGCTCCGCCCAACGATCCGGGCAGAAAGCAGAAATGCATCAAGCCTCGCAGCCCACATCAACTCACCCCTATCTCCGCCGCAAAAGCAGCCGCAACCGGCAACCGAGCCTCAACGAGAAGACAGCCTGCGGCAACGTGTGTTGATTGCCAGCAGCGATCCGATTTTCCTCGCAAATGCCGTGGGCGCATTGCCGCAAGAGGCAAGCGATCGCTGCATCGTTCATAGCCTTTACGAATTGCGCGCCGTCATTGAGCTCGCCAGATCGATGGCCATGTCCATTGACCTGATCATTACCGACAGAGCCATGTCCGTCAGCCGGGAGCAGCTTGCACTCGATGATACAACGCGAACCCTCGTCGCTGACCGCAACAGCGTCGCAGCGCGCCTGACCCAGCATCTACAGCCACGGGCTGCGGCGTCTGCGCAGACGGCGCATCACCCGGCAGGCATCGTCCGCGCGCCAAAGAAGACAGTAGAAATCCTTGTTGTCGAAGACAATGAGGTCAACCAGATCGTGTTTTCGCAAATCCTCGAAGGACTTGGACGCAGCTACAAGCTGGCGGTCAACGGTGCGGATGCCTTAGCGATCTGGCAGGCTGAACGTCCCGCCATCGTGCTGATGGATATTTCGCTACCGGATATCAATGGCATGGATCTCTGCCGCCTGATGCGGCAAAGGCAACGGGCCGGAGATCCCCGCACGGCCATTATCGGTGTACTGGTGCCAGCCTTCGACCACGACCGGGGACGGTGCCTGGACGCGGGCATGGACGATGTCATCGTCAAGCCGCTCAGCCCCGACATGATCGAACAGCTTCTGGATCGTCATCTCGAGACAAGCCATCACGCAACGGCATGATGGCTTGATCTGGCGTGTGGCTCTGAAACTGACAAATCTCCTCGTCCAAAATCGAGGTCGCCGGAGAGAAACAGCCAATATCCACTGTTCGGCCCCAGTTCATACCACGCCGGACACCATGGACAGCGCCTTGCATTTTATAAAATGCAAAAATAATACTGGAACGCCCCATATTCGCTGCATAATTGCGTAAACTTCAACCCGGTTTCCCGAAAAGACAAACGGCATCAAGGATCACGCCGGTTTTTCCGCTTCAATGTGAACCTGACGGCCCGCCAGGGGTATGCAGTAAATCACGGGTAAAAATCCACAGTGCCGGCTGGCCAAACGATAGAATTTTATTAATTTTTAATGCGCATGGTAGTCCTGTGAAGTGTGACTTTTTTTGGGATAATGAATGGGTGCGGCCAACACCATAGTGCCAGACATCGATCAGGGAGAGGCCAAGGCTTTTACCGATCCGCTGACGGGGCTTGGCAATCGCCACAGACTGCAGGAGAGAATCCGCAGCCTATCGGCGGAGCGTGCCGCCGATCCCGCACCATTTACCGTGGCTTTGGTCAATCTGGATGGTTTCAAGCCGATCAACGACCTGTTCGGGTCGCTGGCGGGCGATGAAATCCTGTGCCAGGTCGCACATCGCCTCAAGGCCTGCATTCCCGATGGCGCCATTGTCACCCGTCACGATGGCGACGAGTTTGCCGTGGTCCTGCCGCTGATTTTCGAACAGATCAGCGCCGAGCGGATCGGCAATCTGATTAAGGACGTGCTATCGGCGCCCTATGACCTCGGCGACCGCAATGTCCGGCTTTCAGCCTCACTGGGCTTTGCAATCTTTCCCTTTGCCGGAGACGATGTCGACACGCTGATGAAGAGCGCCGAAACGGCGCTTTATCGCTCGAAACGGCGCGGACGCGGCCAGATAACCATCTATTCACGAGAAATTGCCCAGGAAATGCGCCGCTCCACCCAGTTGGAGCAAGCCCTGCGCAATGCGATCATCAACGATGCCGTCGATACGCATTTCCAGCCGATCGTCTCGCTTGCCGATGGCAAGGTTCTGGGCTTCGAGGCGCTGGCCCGCTGGATCGACCCCGATCTCGGCTTCGTCTCGCCAGCAATCTTCGTGCCGCTGGCCGAGGACCGGGGCTTTATCGATACGCTGTCGGAAACCCTGCTGCGCAAGGCTGCGGAAGCGGCGCTGACCTGGCCGCGAGAACTGTTCTTGTCCTTCAACCTTTCCTCGGTGCAATTGACGGACTCCGGCACGGCCTCCCGCACGCTGTCCATCGTCAACAGCGTCGGCCTTGATCCGTCGCGGCTGGAACTGGAAATTACCGAGACCGCGGTGATGAGTTCCGCCGACATGGCCGGGCGGATCATTGCCGAACTGCGTGCGGCAGGCGTGCGCATCTCGCTTGACGATTTCGGCACCGGCCAATCCAGCCTTGGACGCTTAAGGGAATTCACCTTCGACAAGGTCAAGATCGATCGGGCCTTCGTCTCGGCGATCACCACCGACACCACTTCCGAACATATCGTCCGGGCGATCATTACCATGTGCGAAGGTCTGAAGCTGCAAGTGGTGGCAGAAGGCATCGAAACTCTCAGTGAAGCCACCCGGCTCCTGGCCTTGGGCTGCACCATGGGCCAGGGCTATTATTTTGGCAGGCCCGCCGATGCGATGGCAACACTGCGCTATCTGTCACGCCAATATTCCGACTTCGCCGCTCGCAGGCAGACGGGGCCATTTTCAGGCTATTGAGTCGATGGGATTATAATCAGCCGCCAATTCCTCTGGCCGCTCGCAGACCGCCGATAATTTATTGCCATCGGGATCACGGACATAACAGGCATAGAAATGCGCATGAAAAGGCCGCAGACCCGGCGCACCTTCATCTGAACCGCCATTAGCCAATGCTGCCGCGTAAAAAGCCTCGACATCCGACCGGCTACCAGCATTGAGCGTCACCATGGAACCATTGCCGAAGCTGGCGGCCTTGCCATCATAAGGGCTTACGAGCCAGAACCGGCATCGTACATCTGAAGACGCGCCATAGCCGATTTCGTCTTCTTCCGTCACCCGGCGGATGAAGCCAAGCGCGCCGAGGCAGGCATCGTAAAACCGTCCGGATCGCTCCAGGTCGTTGGAGCCGAGCGTGATATAGAGGAGCATGGACCCGTTCTCGCTCAATCCTGATCCTCGTCAGCCGTGGCATCCTCGCGCGGATCATACGGCATGGGACCATCGTCTTCCACTTCATGACCCAGCGCATTGCCGGAGCGCCTGCCTTTGAAGCCCTTGGCGAGCAGGAACATTTCAACCGATTCCTGACGTGATGACGCCGGCTTGATATGGATGACCTGCTTGAAATTCTGCTTGAGCATGTTGAGCAGGTCTTTTTCCGTACCGCCCTGGAAGGTTTTCGCCAGGAAATGCCCGCCTTCGGCCAGCACTTCCACAGCGAAATAGGCAGCCACTTCGCAGAGATGCATGGTGCGAATATGATCGGTCTTCTGGTGGCCGGTGGTGGGTGCCGCCATATCGGAAATCACCACATCCGGCACACCGCCGACCGCTTCCATCAACAGGGCGGGCGCCTCCGGATCGAGAAAGTCGAGTTGCAGGATCTTCACGCCCGGCAATTGCGTCATTTCCAGGAAGTCGATGGCCGCGACCCGGATATCCTCATCGGTGGAACCGGTGACATTGGCGGCAATCTGCGACCAGCTGCCCGGTGCCGCCCCCAGATCGATAATACGTCGGGCGCCTTTGAGAATATTGTGCTTCTCATCGATCTCCAGCAGCTTGAACGCTGCGCGCGCGCGGTAGCCCTCCAGCTTGGCCCGCTGCACATAGGGATCGTTGATATGCCGCTCCAGCCAGCGCCGCGAAGACGCCTTCAGCTTGCCCTTCTTGACCTTCTGGCCCAGTTTTCGTCCGGTGCGGTTGCCGCCGACAGGTGGTTTGGTCATGCTTGCTGCTCAACTCCTGACAGCGCCCTGTGCAAATCCTGCACGCCGGTTCGCTGTAAAACTCTTTTGTGCCCTATGGGATCGTGCAGAAAATTGGAACCCGCACCATCCCATAGGTTTTGTTTGTTTCCGTTTACAAATGCGGGCCACGGTCCCGGCTGCCCGGCGGGCGGCGGCCGCGATTGCGCCGCCAGACCCCGTCATCGGCCATCATGTCGGTCAACAGCCCTTCCCTCAAGCCCCGATCCGCCACCCGCATGCGGCTGGAGGGCCAACGCCTGCGGATTGCTTCCAGAATGGCGCAGCCAGCCAGAACCAGATCCGCCCGGTCCGGGCCGATACAGGGATTGGCGGCGCGGCTCTGGTAATCCCAGGAAAGCAGCTTGGCCTGCATGGCCGAGACCTCGTCATCGCTCAGCCATAGCCCATCCACCCGGCGACGGTCATAGCGCGGCAGATCGAGATGTACGCCAGCCAGTGTCGTCACCGTGCCGGACGTGCCGATCAGGTGGAAATCGACATCGGCAGCAGAATGGCCAAGCGCCTCGACCGAGGGGCAATCGAACTGATCGAGCATGCCCGCCACTTCGGTAATCATCGCTTCGAAAACCGTGGGCGAAACATCGCGCCCACCATGGCGCTCCGACAGCGTGACCACGCCGACCGGCAGCGACGTCCAGTGAGTGATGTGATTGGCGAGACGGCTGGAGCGATTATCCCCGATGCGGATCACCGCGATTTCCGAGGACCCGCCACCGATATCAAACAGCACGACCGAACGGGTTTCGCGTCCGACCAGCGAGGAGCAACCGGACACCGCCAGCCGCGCCTCCGTCTCGCGGTTGATGATTTCCAGCTCAAGCCCGGTCTCCGCCCGCACCCGCTCCAGAAATGCCTCGCCATTCTCCGCAGCCCGGCAGGCCTCCGTGGCGATCAGCCGCTTGCCGCGCAGCTCCACCCCATGCAGTTTGGAGGCGCAAACCTTCAAGGCCTCGATGGCGCGGTCCATCGCCTCCTGCGAGAGCCGCCCCGTTGCAGCCAGCCCCTCGCCCAGACGCACGATGCGCGAAAAGGCATCCACCACCCGGAATTGGCCGGGCCGAGTTGGCTGGGCAATCAGCAACCGGCAATTATTGGTGCCGAGATCAAGCGCCGCGTAGAAATCAACGGGATGGTCGTCGGAAGGCCCATGGCTGGAATGATGACCATGATGCTGTCCGTGATGCGGATGATGGCCCTGTCCTCCCTGGCCCTGTCCACCTTGACCGTGCCCACCATGTCCATGTCCGCCATGGCGGCTTCGGCCATGCTGGGCCTCGCCGGAGGCCGCACCCGGCTTCTGACCCGCGACGGCTGGTGGGCAATAGCTTGCAGAGGCAGGCTTGGCTTCCACGCTGCGGCCAGGCTGCAAGGGACGCACCTGGGCGTTCTGCCGGCCCCGGTTCTTGCGTCGCTTCCGGGGGGATTTTTTGGCAGCACCGCCGGTTTCGCCAGCAAGCGCATTTCCCTGAATATGGGATTCTTTGGTATGAGGCCCCTGCGGATTAGTCCGTTGAATGTTGGATAAGCTCACCTCGCGGGGCGCATACCCGGCAGAGCCTTGATCACGATGATGGTGTTCTGCCTGCCGTTCAGCCGGGGCCGCTGTGCCTTGCGTTTCCACGCCCTGATGCGGAGCAGCATGGCCCTGCCCCGGCAAGGTGTTGCCACGGCCTTTCCTGCGACGCTTACGCTTTCGGCCCGGCGCCTGCTGGGCTGCCTGCTGATCTTGTTGTATGGGACGTCGATCCGGCTCGGCCAAAGCCGTCCGGTCCTGCGTCACGGGGTTAGCTGGCGGCCCGGATTTCCGGCCTTTCCGCTTACCCCTACCGCGTCTCGAAGGCTTACCCTCGGTACGGTTTGACGTTGACGCCCCGTTTTCTGGCGGAAATCCGCCATTGCCAGGGTCTACCACTGATGTCTTCCATAGCGCCGCGCAAAGTCTGATGGGAAAACCTGAGAGGAAAGTCCGTTTCAGATATGCCGCTGGCGATCATTTGATTTTCGTTGGTAAAATTGTAGCAGGCCCGGCAAGCTTCTCCAAACGCTTTTTAAACCCCACCCTCTCCGATCAAAGAAGGCCGAAACCAACGCCACCCAAGGGGCGAAACCGCTACAAAACCGATTTGTTTGAACAGGTTCACTTTTTTGCAAAAAGACAGTTGCAATCAACCAGCTTTTGTTTATAAGCCGCATCCATCAGACGGCAACGCCGCCCCTGCTGGGGAATAGTTCAACGGTAGAACGACGGACTCTGACTCCGTTAATCTTGGTTCGAATCCAGGTTCCCCAGCCAATTCTCCCTAAAAGCCCTTAATTCCTTGATTTTCAAGTCGTGCCGGATATCGTTTTGGCATCATAGGCGACCTGGTGCCCAAAGGTGATGCCCAGCCGAATTCGGCGCGGGCGAACCTTCAGGCTTGATACAGGGTCTGTTCGTCATGGCTGTGCGCCACGAGGTTGAGAACCTCATCCGCCGCGGAAACATCTTCTACTGGCGCCCCCGGGTTCCGGCCGCTTTCACTCAATGCCAGCCCGGCAGCCGGCTTTCACTTAGCCTTCATTGTTCCGACCATAAAAAGGCTCAGATCATTGGCCGAAAGCTCAATACGCGGCTGGCCGAATTGAAGACGCATTCGAAGGAATGCGATGTCCAAGCAGCAGCTCCAGAAACAGTGGACTTGTAACGGATTTGTGCCGGTCACCTATCTCACTATGCCACCTTTGCTTCGAAAGCGATGGGGCTGATGCCGCCCAGATATGAATGGCGCCTACGTGGATTGTAGAAGCCGTTGATGTACTGGAAGATGGCGGTTTCTGCGTGCCGTCTGGTTGGCCAAGTCTGACGCCAGAGCACCTCTGCCTTCAGGCTTTTGAAGAAGGTCTCGACCGCAGCATTATCATAGCAGTTGCCCTTGCCTGACATCGATGGCCGCACGCCGTGGACCTGCAGCTTTTTCTGGAAGTCGTAGGAGCAATATTGGCTGCCGCGATTGGAATGGAAAATACATCCTTTGGGTGGCTGACGCAGGTTTATGCCATTTCCAAGGCTCGGATCGCCAGGTCCTTCTTCATCCGGTCGCTGACAGCCCAACCAACCACGCGCCGACTGAACAGATCGATGACGACCGCAAGGTAGAGCCAGCCCTCAGTGGTCCAGATATAGCTGATGTCGCCAGCCCATTTCTGGTTAGGCGCAGCAGCCAGAAAATCCCCGTCCAGCAGATTGGGAGCAACGCCAAGGTGGTGCTGGCTATCGGTGGTGACCTTGTGGCGGCGTGTGCGAATAGGCCGTATCCCATTGATCTTCATCAACCGTCCCACACGACGCTCGCTCACTTCAAGCCCCACCTCTTTGAGCTCCATGGTCATCCGAGGCCTGCCATAGGTGCCACGGCTCAAGGTATATTGCTCGCGGATGTGCGCCAGCAGCTTCAGATCTGTGCGAACACGCTGGCAGGTGGGGCGCGACGCCCAGGCCCGATAGCCGCGCGTGGACACCTGCAAGACGCGGCATAGTCCTTCGACAGGCCAGCGATCGCGGTGCTCATGAGCGAAGGCAAATCTCACGATTTTTGATGATGTGGACACCCCCACCACTACCGCCGAGAATATCGGCAGGGACCAATCAAACGTTGGAAAGGAAACGGGATGTCCAGGCTGACAATCGGAATCGACCTTGCAAAGAATGTCTTCCAGGTTCACGGCATTGATGACAGCAGTCGTGTCGTGATCGCTCAGAAACTCCGGCGCACACACCTTCTTGCATTCTTTGCCAAGCTGGAGCCGAGTCTGATCGGCATGGAGGCGTGCGGCTCCGCGCATCACTGGGCTCGCGAACTGACAGGCATGGGCCATGAGGTCAAGCTGATGGCGCCGGCTTATGTGAAGCCGTACGTGAAGCGGGGGAAGAACGACATGGTGGATGCCGAGGCGATCTGCGAGGCTGTGACCCGGCCGACCATGCGGTTCGTTCCAATCAAAACCGCGTCGCAGCAGTCGATCCTGATGGTGCACAAGTCGCGTGCTCTCCTCATCCGGCAGAGGACCATGCTGGTGAACGCCTTACGAGGCCATCTCACCGAGATCGGCATCGTGGCGCCGGTCGGGATCGAAAGAACGGCAGAGCTCGTCGAGCGGGTGCTCGCACACGAGCCGACAGAGCTGGACGTTCCGCCGCTCGTGACTGACATTGTCGTATCCTTGGCCAGGCAAATCGACTCCCTGACCGCCGAGGTCAGGACACTTGAAGCCAAGATACGCGAATGGCAACGAACGAGCGAAGCAGGCCGCAGGCTTGCGACGATCCCGGGCGTCGGCGTCATCACTGCCACAGCACTGGCGGCGACGGTGCCTGATGCGTCAGTCTTCAGGTCGGGGCGAGAATTTGCCGCATGGCTCGGGCTGACGCCACGATCGAATTCGTCTGGAGGAAAAGAGCGCCTCGGCAGGATCACGAAGGCCGGGAACCGATATCTGCGAACGCTGCTGATCGTCGGCGCGACAGCCGTCCTCAGGCATGTCAGGCATAAGATGCACGGGCCGCTCATCGAGTGGGTCAGGAAATTGTTGTTAACGAAGCCCCCGCGCCTGACGACCGTGGCGCTGGCGAACAAGATGGCGCGGATCGCATGGGCCGTGATGACTCGGCAGACGGTATACACAAACGCCATCGCATAGAAACCGACGCACCAGCGTCACCGAGTTCGGAGGGCCTGCCAGACGATCGTGATGAATACCGGTTCCGCCGGGGATCAGGACAACCCGTTCGCGAGACTGCATCTGCAGAATGCGCTTTTTTGATTGGGACCATGATCCGCGGATTTCATCAAGGCCCGCGGCCGTTCGGCCGATCATCAGAGAGGCCGGACATATGCGAGCAGCCAGCCGGGTTCAAAAAGATCAGAAGAAAGGCTTGACCGAGGGGGTGTCCACATATGGCTCGCGAAGAACTGCGTAGCTTTTTTTAGAATGTCCCTCTCCTCCTTGAGGATACGGTTTTCCAGGCGCAGCCGCTCATTCTCACGGGCCAGATCGGCCTGTGGCTCCGTTACCAGATCTGTCGGGCGATAGTGAGAAATCCACTTGCCAAGCGTCGACTTGGCCTCACCCAAATCCGCTGCAATCCGTTCCCGTGACAGCCCGATGGTCAGCGCAATCCGAACAGCCTCTCGCTTAAAATCTTCAGTATGTTTCATCATCTCGCTGGTCTCATGATCCAAGCTTAAAACGATCAGGTCACCGGCACAATTCCGTTACAAGTCCAAGGCTTAGCCGATTGCAAAACTGATGTCAGACGGCAGTTTGCCGGTGAATCGGCAGCAAAAATGCAAACGTTGTTCCAACGCTCTCCCCGGTAACGCTTAGCACGCCCTCATGAGCGTCGATGATCGACTTGCAGATCGCCAGGCCCATGCCCATGCCCGTAGCCTTGGTCGTAAACATGGGCTCGAAGATCTGTGATGCGATCTCCGGAGATATTCCACTGCCGAAGTCTCGCACCGTCACCACGATCTCGACTTCGGTCCGTGTCGAGACAATCTCGATCTTGCGGCTTTGGGCAGGAAGATCGTTCATCGCCTCCATACCGTTGTGTACGAGATTCAACACCACCTGCTTGAGCTGAGTCGCATCGCCAAGCACTGTGGCTCCCGCAGCAGACAGTTCGAGGAGGACGTCGGTACCATGGCGCTCGACCTCGGATCTTGCGATGCGCAAAACCTCCAGAATGACTTCATTGACGTCAACGACCTGCTCGACCTTCGGGGCCTGCTTCGAGAGCGCCCGCAAAGCGCGGATGATCTCATGGGCGCGCGAGACGCTGGTCTCGATTTCGGTCAGGACGCTCAGCGTTTCCGCGATGTCCGGTTCGGCGCGGCTAAGCCAGCGAAGGCCGGCACCTGCGTTTGTCGCAATGGCAGACAAGGGTTGGCCGAGCTCGTGCGTGACGGACGCGGCGATACCACCGAGGAGGGTCAGACGCGCGTTCTTTTCGAGTTCAGCTCTGGCGCCTGCAAGCGCCTGCTCACTGCGGGAGCGCAGTTCGTTTTCCTGCAGCAACTTGGTATAAAGCCTGGCGTTTTCCAGCGAAATTGCCGCCTGTGAGGCGAGAAGCTTGAGCAGGGCAACAGTA contains the following coding sequences:
- a CDS encoding response regulator produces the protein MHKQPGDRQATDRTWASALVLEHSLLDAVCDAQGSALLVVDSDDIIVYASPQLLNFFEIPEFYLQAGTRLRDCLGAIYDHCIRAILSPNPPSREEWLAERVASHWRERFETLDRTVKKRTVRQLNRRLANGFGICSISDITEQKKREEQWRTDLERVEVTENILDSLPQPVMVWDRQHIIVGINKAFAAMMGVSEDAILGRPAADLLESRFLASLQQAEQQLGVRERFIRIADPASSQASPAAYINRIGKIDRSFCVVTFASVDGAAHLLRPTIRAESRNASSLAAHINSPLSPPQKQPQPATEPQREDSLRQRVLIASSDPIFLANAVGALPQEASDRCIVHSLYELRAVIELARSMAMSIDLIITDRAMSVSREQLALDDTTRTLVADRNSVAARLTQHLQPRAAASAQTAHHPAGIVRAPKKTVEILVVEDNEVNQIVFSQILEGLGRSYKLAVNGADALAIWQAERPAIVLMDISLPDINGMDLCRLMRQRQRAGDPRTAIIGVLVPAFDHDRGRCLDAGMDDVIVKPLSPDMIEQLLDRHLETSHHATA
- a CDS encoding putative bifunctional diguanylate cyclase/phosphodiesterase, translating into MGAANTIVPDIDQGEAKAFTDPLTGLGNRHRLQERIRSLSAERAADPAPFTVALVNLDGFKPINDLFGSLAGDEILCQVAHRLKACIPDGAIVTRHDGDEFAVVLPLIFEQISAERIGNLIKDVLSAPYDLGDRNVRLSASLGFAIFPFAGDDVDTLMKSAETALYRSKRRGRGQITIYSREIAQEMRRSTQLEQALRNAIINDAVDTHFQPIVSLADGKVLGFEALARWIDPDLGFVSPAIFVPLAEDRGFIDTLSETLLRKAAEAALTWPRELFLSFNLSSVQLTDSGTASRTLSIVNSVGLDPSRLELEITETAVMSSADMAGRIIAELRAAGVRISLDDFGTGQSSLGRLREFTFDKVKIDRAFVSAITTDTTSEHIVRAIITMCEGLKLQVVAEGIETLSEATRLLALGCTMGQGYYFGRPADAMATLRYLSRQYSDFAARRQTGPFSGY
- a CDS encoding VOC family protein produces the protein MLLYITLGSNDLERSGRFYDACLGALGFIRRVTEEDEIGYGASSDVRCRFWLVSPYDGKAASFGNGSMVTLNAGSRSDVEAFYAAALANGGSDEGAPGLRPFHAHFYACYVRDPDGNKLSAVCERPEELAADYNPIDSIA
- a CDS encoding RlmE family RNA methyltransferase, whose product is MTKPPVGGNRTGRKLGQKVKKGKLKASSRRWLERHINDPYVQRAKLEGYRARAAFKLLEIDEKHNILKGARRIIDLGAAPGSWSQIAANVTGSTDEDIRVAAIDFLEMTQLPGVKILQLDFLDPEAPALLMEAVGGVPDVVISDMAAPTTGHQKTDHIRTMHLCEVAAYFAVEVLAEGGHFLAKTFQGGTEKDLLNMLKQNFKQVIHIKPASSRQESVEMFLLAKGFKGRRSGNALGHEVEDDGPMPYDPREDATADEDQD
- a CDS encoding Ppx/GppA phosphatase family protein translates to MPGQGHAAPHQGVETQGTAAPAERQAEHHHRDQGSAGYAPREVSLSNIQRTNPQGPHTKESHIQGNALAGETGGAAKKSPRKRRKNRGRQNAQVRPLQPGRSVEAKPASASYCPPAVAGQKPGAASGEAQHGRSRHGGHGHGGHGQGGQGQGGQGHHPHHGQHHGHHSSHGPSDDHPVDFYAALDLGTNNCRLLIAQPTRPGQFRVVDAFSRIVRLGEGLAATGRLSQEAMDRAIEALKVCASKLHGVELRGKRLIATEACRAAENGEAFLERVRAETGLELEIINRETEARLAVSGCSSLVGRETRSVVLFDIGGGSSEIAVIRIGDNRSSRLANHITHWTSLPVGVVTLSERHGGRDVSPTVFEAMITEVAGMLDQFDCPSVEALGHSAADVDFHLIGTSGTVTTLAGVHLDLPRYDRRRVDGLWLSDDEVSAMQAKLLSWDYQSRAANPCIGPDRADLVLAGCAILEAIRRRWPSSRMRVADRGLREGLLTDMMADDGVWRRNRGRRPPGSRDRGPHL
- a CDS encoding DUF6538 domain-containing protein: MAVRHEVENLIRRGNIFYWRPRVPAAFTQCQPGSRLSLSLHCSDHKKAQIIGRKLNTRLAELKTHSKECDVQAAAPETVDL
- a CDS encoding IS110 family transposase, translated to MSRLTIGIDLAKNVFQVHGIDDSSRVVIAQKLRRTHLLAFFAKLEPSLIGMEACGSAHHWARELTGMGHEVKLMAPAYVKPYVKRGKNDMVDAEAICEAVTRPTMRFVPIKTASQQSILMVHKSRALLIRQRTMLVNALRGHLTEIGIVAPVGIERTAELVERVLAHEPTELDVPPLVTDIVVSLARQIDSLTAEVRTLEAKIREWQRTSEAGRRLATIPGVGVITATALAATVPDASVFRSGREFAAWLGLTPRSNSSGGKERLGRITKAGNRYLRTLLIVGATAVLRHVRHKMHGPLIEWVRKLLLTKPPRLTTVALANKMARIAWAVMTRQTVYTNAIA